The DNA segment TCAAATGAGTATAATTCACCACCATTTGTACCATCATATGCTCTAAAATATAACGTATTTCCAACTGCTATTAAATTACCAATAGAACTATTACTTGACCCTGCTCTTATATCGGCTACTAGCTGTGCACCAGCTCCTGGATTACTTAGATCATATGAATATAGTTCATCACCCGTTATGCCATTGTCTCCATCAAAATATAGTGTATTTCCAACAAGAACTATATCACCATTATAACCATTACCCGAACCCGAATTAATATCAACCACCAGCTGCACTCCTGCACCTGGATTACTTGTATCAAATGAATATAACTCATCACCATTTACACCATCATCACCCTCAAAATACAATGTACTTCCAACAGCAATTACATTACCATTATAACCACTACTTGACCCTGCTCTTATATCAGCTACTAAATTTGTAGCTGACTGAGTAATAAACTGTGGTGGGTCAGCAACTAATGTTAAATCAGTAGTTTGAGTTATATTTGTCCCTGGTTGAAACCCAAAAAGATTAAAACCAGTTGTTACAACATTATTTGATATAGTAGGATTATAAGTACTATTAACACCACCTATTACACCACTACTAGCAACTTCAGTTGCACTAGTTACTCTATCAGCAGATTCACCAACTAAAGAGCTAAATTCAAATAGTAAACTTGACCCTTGAGCAGTACCATTAAATCTAACAAATATATCACTATCATCAACATCAACACTAATATTACCAGAAAAATTTTGAGGAAATCCACTTGACATAAATGAATCTGAAATTGAAACATTAGTAACTTCCGCTCCTGCAGTAACTGTAAAAGTAGAACTATATAAAGTATTTCCAGTAGTAGTAAAGATAACATTTAATGATACTTCTTCTCCTAACAAAGATGGTGTTAATATATGATCATAATTCATAGATTTTGAAAAAATACTCTGGTAATCAACATTATAATCATATTCAAAAATCCAGTTACCTCCAAGATCTTCATTTCCTGTAATATCCTCTGAAGCAGCAATACCTTTATCTATATATCCCTTTAATATGTCAATAAATGCTTGGCCCGTATCACCCTCAGCTACATTACAACCATAAAATAACAAATCACCATTGGATGAAATAGACTCCCCCCATCTAGATAAGTCATTTTGATAAGTAGGTAAATTATCAGAGTTTAATGTATTATTACCTAAATAAAGCTCTCCCTGGCGACCATGAGAAATAATATGTACTGCATCAAGATTAGAATATTTAGAAAGCATATCAGCAATTACACTAATACCGCTTTCATCTCTATTAACTACTTCAACCGAAGCTTTACGTGAGATATTTTTAATCAGTGTATGAATATCTTTAACTCTTGAATCAATAATTATAACTTCTTTATAGACTGAGTAATCTTTTTCCAGATTAGGGTCATTTGAATCAAAAAGCTCAAGCAAACTATTGGTTGCATCTGCTTGATCATTACTATTTAGTGCTTCCAAAATCTTACTTTGCTCAGTTTCAGATACCCCATCAGCAATATCAACTGTCTCAACAGCAGCACCATCAAACATGAACCTTGGTTCTAAAGGCTGCATAAATTTGGAGATTTCAGTAGATTGATCATTTCTTAATTTGTTTGAAAATATATATGAAATAATTTTTGATAGTTTTTTCTTTGTCATGCCGAGCCGCCTATTTATTAAAAATATTACAATAATCAAAAATAAAGTTACATATTTATTTATATAATTTCAAATATTTTAAATAAAAAAATCACACACTACACGACAGTAACGCTGTAACCCATTGATTTTTCATTGTTATCATTCATTCTCATAGTCGCCAAAAAACAAAAAAGAGCGATATCATGAAACACATCAATGAATTACAACAGTCACTGAAGCACTATTTTAACTTATCTTTTTGAAATACTGAATGCTTAACTTACTTTATTATTGCCCTACAGATAATAAATGATGTTAATCTTTCACAAATTGCTAAATGCTTTCCATCAAAAGCATCAACTATGTCATGTTATAGACGTCTTCAACGTTTTATCACAAGGTTTGAAATATCTTTTCTTAGCCTCTGGAAACTAACCGACACCATTTTCAATTTATCTGATCAAGTAATATTATGCATGGATAGAACTAACTGGAAGTTTGGCAAGGTACATATTAATTTTCTAATGATTGCTATTGCTTATAAAGGTGTTGCAATTCCTGTGATTTGGTCACTGCTTCCTCAGCGAAAAAGAGGTAATTCAAAAGCCATTGATAGGCAGAGACTATTTGATCAACTACTTGAATTTATTCCTGCAATTAGAATTAAAACACTTTTATGTGATCGTGAATTTATTGATGGAAATTGGATAGCTTATTTGTCTAGCAAACAAGTTAAATTTGTTATTCGAGCCAAAGGTAATTACCTAGCTTCTAATAAAAAGATTTCAAAATTATTTCTAACTTTTAAAGCTTCACAAGTAAGAACACTTCATAATACAAAGTGTATAGTAGGGTGCGATTTATATGTTTCAGGACTGCGACTGCCTACAGATGAATTAGTTATTGTTATAACTAGAGAATTTAACCTAAATGCACTCGATCAATATAAAATAAGATGGGAGATTGAGTCATTTTTCTCAGCTATTAAAAAACGTGGTTTTAACCCAATTAACTGATATGCAAAAACTTTCAAGGCTTATGTTTGTTGTATCCATTGCATTAATATGATCTTATCGTACAGGTGAAATATTAGAAAGCATTAAACCTATTAGAATTAAAAAGCATGGATTTAAAGCTAAGTCTTTGATTAAAATTGGTACTGAAACTATTGCTAAATCGTTAGCTAGTGCCATTAATTCTTCAGAATATATCTGTAATATTATTAAAGCTACATTTAAACCTGAAATATCAATTAGTCAAAGAATGGCTCTGATAGGTGTCATGTAGTGTGAAAAAATTATATTTATTAATATATGCAATTATTAAACCAATACTTTATACTATCTATTGAAAGAAAAATATAAGCATATACTAATGACGTTAAATGATTTAAAAGTTCTTAAAACGATTATTGATGAAAAATGTATATCTAAAGCAGCACTAAAGCTACATTTATCGCAACCTGCTGTCAGTAATATTCTAAGAAAAATACGAATAGAATTAGATGATGAGTTATTCATTAAAAGTAATACTGAGTTAATTTTAACGAACAAAGCAAAACAAATTTATGGCTATATCCAAGAAATTTTAAAAAACTATCAACTAATATTTGAAGAAGATAAAATATACAATCCTAAAAAAGATCCAGTTAATTATCGAATTGCATGTCCTTTACACTTTATCGATTTTTTTGTTGAAGATTTATTTAAAGAAATTAAAAAACACCATTATAAAATAAAGATTGAATTATCAATACTCTCAAACTATCACCAGTTTGAAAGTTTTGACAGTTACTTTGACTTTATCATTGCATTTAATTCTGCCCCAGATAACTATATTAAAATAACATTACTCAATGATAAAATGGTTGTTGCACATCAAGGGGCATTAAATCACTTAAAAAAACCTTTGAGTTTACCTGAATATTATAATCTCGATCATTTAGTCTATTATACTGATAATAACCCTTACTCATATTTTCAAATAAAAAAGCATGACCCAAGGAATATTGTTTTTGCAGTTAATACACCGGCAGAAGTTATTTTTTCAAAAATATTAGATGAATCATTAGTCATTACAGTTGCAGAGTCCTATGCAAAATACTTTAATCTTGATTATGTTAACTTACCAACCGAACTATCTGATATGGTTTCAACTGAAAGTATGTTTTATCCAAGTTGGGCTAAACAATCTGCAGCACACCAATGGTTTAAAGTGCTTTTATTAAAGATCATTCGCCAAAACAATCCTTGTGTAAAACAATAATATTCCAATTTTTAAAATTTATAACGAACTGTATTTTAATTATTTTTTCTAATTATATTTGTTTTTTATTATAGTGAGTATTTAAATATAAAATTCTCAAAATATATAAATCATACCAATTGATCATTAGCATCATCAAATAAGATATTTAAATTTGGAAATTAGCAATGAAATATTTTTTTATTATTATAATAACTATTTTATCCTATCAAGCTGGATACTCTGCTCAAGACTATAATTTAGAAGTAGTCAATAATTCGAATAATTATTTATATTTTTATTCATATGATAAACATTGCATTCATGGAGGCTTTAGTGGAACTGTTAACCCTCATTCATCAGATAACGTCGATTTTACAGATGATGATGGTTTAGGCTCCTGTCATGGGAATAGAAAACATGTGAATATTAAATTTTTATCATTTCGTGCTAATAGCAAATGGTTTCAAGAAAGCACTAATTATCCCAGAATCGATGGTTATCCTCCAAATCAAGCATGTGCGTTGGGACTAGCTCTCCCTTACTATCTAAATAAAGACTGCTCTTCAATTAATGAGCTTCAAACTGATGTTGAGTGGAACCATAAAACCGTAGGAGCCCATATAAAAAGTAATTGGGGAACAATGTTTGAAACTTCGGAAAACGATGGTTATTTAATAATCTCAAAAGCAACTTGTGATGGCACAGATTGTTTAAACACTTATGGTGAGGGTGGCAGTGATCTAAAGTTAATTTTAGGTTATAACCCTATCAAAGGTTCACCTGTATTGCCCGGCTATTATAAAATTGTCACAGTTGGCTTGGGCAAAGTCTATGTTACAAGTAACTATAACAGAAAAGTAAAAGAAAATGACTCTGGAAAAGTATATTTAGATCCAGAAAAGAATATTTATACTTTCCATTTTACAACTAGTGCAAGAGGTTGTACTTTGGCCAACCAACAGTTTCAATGTCCTAATACAATTAGTGCAACTATTCCATACTATACTGGTGAAAATACAATGCTATTTGTCTGCCAACAATCAAAATCATCTCAGTCTAAATGCCCATGGGTTTTAAGTGATGAAAATAAAAATAATTATGTTTTCAATTACACATAATCATAAAAATTATATTTATTTCATTATTTTTTTACATTTAGCTATTTATTTATAGCGCTTTTTAATATTAAATAATCAGACATAAAACCAAGTAAACACAGGGGATTGTAATGAAAAACTTATTAAAAGCTATGCAAAAAATGTTTCAAGCTCAAAGCGTATATGAGTTTGCAACACAACGTAATTTATTTTTACCTACCAACCAAGCCATTTACAGGCTCCATGGATCATGTCCAACTAATGGCCTTGAAGCTAGATCATATCAGTTTCCATTTACCTTTCAACAGTTAGCAGATTATGTTGCATTTAATGCAACACATGGCTGTAAACCTTTAGTTTATGGAAGCTGCCAAAGTATTGAAGACTTAGAAACTGGATTTTTAAATGATAGAAAATTAGAAACTAATGACCAACATGGACTATTAGTTGGCATGCCAAAGCATAAACTGTATTTACCTGGTGCACTTGGCATAGAAATACAAATGTGTGCTGATGAAGATGCTCAAAAAGCATTAGGTGATAAAATTTCAAGAGAAAAAGAAGTTATCTTTGATGAAATGACTCAACAGCAAGCATTAGTTTATGTCAAAGATTTATCAGCTTTAAAAGGAGGTGATAAAGTTCATAATTTACTACATGAAGTGAATCCTAAACTTCCGAAACTAGTTACTTTAGATGAAATAAATAGTCAAGAGTACCTTCAAGATTTATACCAACATATCCTAGAAAATAAATCAGTCCACCCCATATTTTTTAATGCTGGTGCATCAACAGATAATTCAAATGAAACATCACATGATCAGGCAGTTTGAAGCACTACAGTCTAATTATTTGCTAGAAAAAATCTTGCAAGATAACCAGACATAATATATCTTATCCTTCCTTTTCAATCTAATAAAGGAAGAAATTGTATGAAATTTCAACTAAAATCACTTATAACAATGTCAATAATATTACAAGCATCAATTTTATTATCTGGTTGTTTTAGCTCAGGCTCAGGTGATAGTTCTCCTTCACCTTCACCTACTGGACCAACAAGTGGTGTTACTTTAGATGAGTTTAATGTAGAAACTAGCTCAGGTGATCCTGTTTATTTGACTTTTAGGAAAGGTAGCACATATCAAGTTGTTACTTCAGCTGTACTTGATCAACCACAAAATAATTTAATGATTGATACGACACCACCAAAATTAAATACTATCATAGATTTTAGTGGCTGTAGTCAGGACTTAGATTTAACAAAAACAAAAAATCTAGTTAATTGCTCTCCAAATGGTAATAACCCTTACTGTATTAAACTGAAACTTGCAGCTGGCGATATGCCCACAGTTTCTAAGTTCTATATTCGTCCAGATGCACAATCTGGCGATAGCTGTGCAGTTGCTATCTCTGCAAACTATTTTTATCGAAATAAAGATGGTTCATATGTTAGTAGTCATAGTATAAATGAATCTGTTTCTTATAATATTAGTTAATTGATACATCAATTATCTCTTTTTGAATATCTGATGCATTAAATTGTACCCCTACTTTGTTAATGGCTTTAATTTTTTCAATATCTCCTAATTTAAAAACTTCTTTAAAAGCTTTAACACCTTCATTATTCCACACTTTAAAATCAGATATATCTCGTCTTAATACATAATCTTTCAAAGCAATATCAAATAATTGATCATTCTCTTTATCAATAGCGTACATCAGTAAATTCTATTGTTTATTATTTGAAATTAACTGAGCTTTCGTAGATTGATAAGCTATTTCATGATTATTTAGTTTTGCAAATCGAATATACATATACTTTTCAAGACTCAATGCTTCTGCTATTGTAGGACCTTCATTAAATTTATCTTTCCAATAGATATCTGCTTTAAGCAGATTGTTATAATTACGACAACTATTCATATTGCTAAAGTCACTGCAAACCAAACTTGCAGTGAAAATAATAACTTATAATTTATTTTAAATAAAAAATCACCTAATTAAATAGGTAATTATAATGTTTTATTCTATTTTTATATAAATTAAGCATCATTTTCATTTAAAGTCATCAATGATGCATTACCGCCTGATGCTGTCGTATCAACGCTAACTGTTCTTTCAACTGCTAAGCGGTATAAATACAATGGACCACCTGCTTTAGGACCTGTTCCTGATAAACCTTCCCCACCAAATGGCTGTACACCAACTACCGCACCAACAATATTACGATTAACATAAATATTACCTACTCGAATACGCTCTTGGAAATATTTTACGGTTTCATCAATGCGACTATGGATACCAAAGGTTAAGCCATAGCCTGTACTATTAATTTGATCAATAACGCCATCTAAATTATCAGCTTCAAACCGAACAATATGTAAAACTGGACCAAATATTTCTCTTTTTAGAGCATTAATATGATCAAGTTCAAATACAGTTGGCGTAATAAAAGTACCACTTAATTCACCAGTTTCAACTTCATAGATAAACTTAGCATCTTTCTTCATCTGATCAATATGGTTCTGCAAGTTAGTCTGCGCTTCTTTATCGATAACAGGGCCAATGTCTGTTTTTAAATTGTTTGGATCTCCAACTGTCAGCTCCTTCATCGCACCTTTTAACATTTCAATAATATTATCAGCAACATCAGATTGTAAAAATAAAACACGCAAAGCTGAGCAACGTTGACCAGCGCTATCAAATGATGAATTAATCACATCAGCAACCACTTGCTCTGGTAATGCAGATGAGTCAACAACCATGGCATTTTGACCACCTGTTTCAGCAATTAACGGTACAATTGCGCCTGGTTTAGATGCTAAGGTCCTTTGAATAATATGTGCAACTTCTGTTGAGCCTGTAAAAACAACACCCGCTACTTTTGGATGATCAATTAATTTAGCACCAACTTGTTCACCTGTACCCGGTAATAGTTGTAAAACTCCCGTTGGAATACCTGCCTTATGAAATAATTTCACTGCTTCATAAGCAATTAATGATGTTTGTTCTGCTGGTTTTGCCAAAACAACATTACCTGCTGCTAAGGATGCTGCAACTTGACCTAAGAAAATCGCTAATGGAAAATTCCAAGGGCTAATACATACCACCACACCTCGACCATGAAGACTAATTTGATTTAACTCACCCGTTGGTCCTGGTAACGTTTTAGCTTCTGCAAAATGCTCTTTTGCTTGTTGTGCATAATAACGACAAAAGTCAATTGCTTCTCTTACTTCTGCTATCGCATTAGATAATGTTTTACCTGCCTCATTAATCGCAATTGCCATTAATTCAGGTGCATGCTCTTCAAGTAAGTCAGCCATTTTTTCTAAATATTCAGCTCGTTGATGAGCCGAAGTTAAGCGCCAATTCTCAAATGCCTTTAATGCACAATCAAATGCAATATCTGTTTGATCAGAAGTTGCATACAATACTTTACCCACTAACTGACCAGTAGATGGCGAAATTATATCAACTGCTCGATCTTTACCATTGACTAATTCAATACCCTCAATGATAGGCTTTGCAAAATATTCATTCTTAGCAAATGTATCTTTCATTTGTTGTGATAACTTTTCTAATGTCGCAACATCATTGATATTGTAACCTTGTGAGTTCATACGTTCTTCTCCATAAATAAATCTAGGTAATGCAATTTGACTATGCGGCTTAAATTCAAATCGTTTGGCTTTTTCTATTGGGTCTTCAACTAGTTGCTCAATTGGCACTTTCTCATCAACAATACGATTAACAAATGAACTATTCGCACCATTTTCTAATAACCTACGAACTAAATAAGGTAATAAATGCTCATGCGTACCAACAGGCGCATAAATACGACATGGAATATTAAAATTATCTTCACCAACAACATGATCATAAAGTGCAGTTCCCATACCATGTAAACACTGAAACTCAAAATCACGGTAATCGCCTGCTAGCTCTAAAATAGTTGCAACACTAAGTGCATTATGTGTTGCAAACTGCGGGTAGATATAATCTGTATTTTCTAAAATTTTCTTAGCACATGCTTGATAAGAAACATCAGTATAGCATTTACGACTAAATACTGGATAACCACCTAAACCTTCTTCTTGAGCATGTTTAATTTCAGCATCCCAATAGGCGCCTTTAACTAAACGAATCATAAATCGATGATTGGTGCGCTGTGCTAAATCAACCAAATAATCCAAAACAAAGCTTGCTCGCTTTTGATAGGCTTGAACTACAATACCGATACCTTGATATCCATGTAATGACCGTTCAGTTGCCAAACGATCTATTAATTCTAATGATAACTCTAAGCGTTCAGTTTCCTCAGCATCAATATTTAAACCAATATTATATGATTTAGCTAATTCCATTAATTGAAGTAATTTAGGGTATAGCTCTTTATGTATACGATCAGACTGAGCAACTTCATAGCGAGGATGTAACGCAGATAATTTAACTGAAATACCTGCATTATTTTTGATACTACCTAATTGTGCTGATTCAGATTTTCCAATGGCATTAATTGCATCAGTATATTCTTTAAAATAAAATTCAGCATCACCCATAGTCCTAGCTGCTTCACCTAACATATCATAAGAATAACGATAACCTTGCTTTTCATATTGACGCGCTCTTTTTAATGCAGCATTAATCGTCTCACCCATAACATACTGCTTACCTAATACTTTCATTGCATGCTTAACTGCACTACGAACGACTGGCCGCGAACGCTTAGATAGAAAGCTCTTTAATGTATTAGAAAAATGTTCTGTATTCTCACGATCTTTATGAATGAGTCTACCAGTAAGCATTAAACTCCATGTTGCTGCATTCACAAATAATGATTCACTTTTACCTAAGTGTTCATTCCAATTTGCTGCGGTTAATTTATCACGAATTAGCTTATCTGCTGTAATTGTATCTGGGATACGTAATAATGACTCAGCCAAACACATCAAGACAATACCTTCTGATGAAGATAAATCATATTGCATCATAAATGCATCAAGGCCACTTTTACTTAATCTCTCTCTTCTAACTTGAGCAACTAATTCACTAGCAATTGATTGAACTTTTTCTATTTGACCTTCTTGTAATTGTGCTTGGTTTGCCAAAGACTTTACGATTGTCTCTTCATCAATCGCCCAATAATCACTAATCGTTAGCATTAATGGATTCTTGCGGTAAGTTAAAGATAATTCACTTAATCTCATTAAACGCCCCCTTTGTTTGTAATCGAGTTATTCTCAACATCAATATTTACCTTCATTAATTTAATAAATGTCACTAAACCTAAAACACTAGAAAGTGTAAAAATAATACCAAGTAATTGTACAGCATCAAGTGGAATTTGGGTAATAATAGATGAAATTATACCTGCAGTTAACATTTGAAGTGCACCGGTTAATGCACCAACCGCACCTAAACGTTTGGCAAAAGGTAAAATTGCAGCTGCACCACAGGATGGAAAAACAATACCTGCAGCAAAATTAAACATCATCACTGAGAATAGTACAGAAATTACGGTAATATGATTAAATAACATAAATAGTATTAAACTAATTGCTGCAACTAAACCAAAAGCAATGCCAACACCTATATTTACTTCTAAATTAAAGCGTTTTAATAATCGTGGATTAGCTAGCATACCTAAAATTAAAAAAGCATCACCTAACGCAAATGTCCAGCTAAACTGTGTCATTGTTAAGCCTAATGTTTTTTGAAATAAGAATGAACTTAAAGCCAAATAACATAAAATTGATGCCATAAACAATGAAGAGATAAATACATTAATCGAAAAGTATGGCTTTGAAATAATGCTAAGGTAGGTTTTATAAGTCAACTTAGCTGATAGCCGATTTTTACGATTTAATAATGTCTCTGTTAGAACAAAATGCGCTAATAATAAACCAATTATATTTAGTATAATTAAAAAAACAAAATTACTCCGCCAACCAAAATGTAATGCTAGATACGCACCAAATAATGGCGCCATTACAGGAGCGATTAAAATCATTGAACCCATATAGGATGAAACCGTAACATATAATGTATTATGCTTAATTAAATCTCTTAAAATTGCTCGGCTAATTGACATGGGAGCTGCCATCCCAATCGCTTCAATGGCACGCCCAATAAACAATTGATAAATTGAGAAACTAAAGACAGTAATAATACTACCGATTAAAGCAATATATAAGCCACATAATACAATAAATTTACGCCCAAATTTTTCAGATAATGGTCCAAAAAATAATTGTCCCAAAGCAAACAATAAAAAATAAAACGGAATGCTGAACTCTAATGATGGCTTTGATGTTTCTAAATCAACAACCAAAGACGGCATTGATGGAATAAATATATCTGAAATAAATATAGCTGTCATAGAGATAAAAATTACAATCAGTACAGTCTGTAGCTGATGCTTGGATAATTTACCATCTGCCATATTCAATACCCTATCTATCAATATGTTAAATAACTATAAATGCATCTTTTTTGAGTCAGTTACAACCGAATGCCACCCCTATGATCATAGCACTTGATATCCTATAAAATCAGTCTTTTATATTCTTAATTTTTAGTGATTAAGCGATTAGACGCTTTAAGACTTTAAGATGCTTTAGATGAGTATATTCTATATTGATATTACAGTCATTAAAAATAAATTTATTTATTAATTAATACGGTTTAAGTACGATGAAATTAAATGATGGGCTATAGCAATTTTCGCTGGCAATTCAGGCAAATTATCAATATCAAACCACTGAGCATCTTCAATTTCTTTAGGGTCAATATTAATTTCACCAGAGTCATATTCTGCACTAAAGCCAACCATTAATGATGAACTAAATGGCCAAGGTTGTGATGTTTGATATTGAATGTTTTTAACCTTTATTCC comes from the bacterium SCSIO 12844 genome and includes:
- a CDS encoding LysR family transcriptional regulator, with protein sequence MTLNDLKVLKTIIDEKCISKAALKLHLSQPAVSNILRKIRIELDDELFIKSNTELILTNKAKQIYGYIQEILKNYQLIFEEDKIYNPKKDPVNYRIACPLHFIDFFVEDLFKEIKKHHYKIKIELSILSNYHQFESFDSYFDFIIAFNSAPDNYIKITLLNDKMVVAHQGALNHLKKPLSLPEYYNLDHLVYYTDNNPYSYFQIKKHDPRNIVFAVNTPAEVIFSKILDESLVITVAESYAKYFNLDYVNLPTELSDMVSTESMFYPSWAKQSAAHQWFKVLLLKIIRQNNPCVKQ
- a CDS encoding IS4 family transposase, with amino-acid sequence MIALQIINDVNLSQIAKCFPSKASTMSCYRRLQRFITRFEISFLSLWKLTDTIFNLSDQVILCMDRTNWKFGKVHINFLMIAIAYKGVAIPVIWSLLPQRKRGNSKAIDRQRLFDQLLEFIPAIRIKTLLCDREFIDGNWIAYLSSKQVKFVIRAKGNYLASNKKISKLFLTFKASQVRTLHNTKCIVGCDLYVSGLRLPTDELVIVITREFNLNALDQYKIRWEIESFFSAIKKRGFNPIN
- the putA gene encoding bifunctional proline dehydrogenase/L-glutamate gamma-semialdehyde dehydrogenase PutA, whose translation is MRLSELSLTYRKNPLMLTISDYWAIDEETIVKSLANQAQLQEGQIEKVQSIASELVAQVRRERLSKSGLDAFMMQYDLSSSEGIVLMCLAESLLRIPDTITADKLIRDKLTAANWNEHLGKSESLFVNAATWSLMLTGRLIHKDRENTEHFSNTLKSFLSKRSRPVVRSAVKHAMKVLGKQYVMGETINAALKRARQYEKQGYRYSYDMLGEAARTMGDAEFYFKEYTDAINAIGKSESAQLGSIKNNAGISVKLSALHPRYEVAQSDRIHKELYPKLLQLMELAKSYNIGLNIDAEETERLELSLELIDRLATERSLHGYQGIGIVVQAYQKRASFVLDYLVDLAQRTNHRFMIRLVKGAYWDAEIKHAQEEGLGGYPVFSRKCYTDVSYQACAKKILENTDYIYPQFATHNALSVATILELAGDYRDFEFQCLHGMGTALYDHVVGEDNFNIPCRIYAPVGTHEHLLPYLVRRLLENGANSSFVNRIVDEKVPIEQLVEDPIEKAKRFEFKPHSQIALPRFIYGEERMNSQGYNINDVATLEKLSQQMKDTFAKNEYFAKPIIEGIELVNGKDRAVDIISPSTGQLVGKVLYATSDQTDIAFDCALKAFENWRLTSAHQRAEYLEKMADLLEEHAPELMAIAINEAGKTLSNAIAEVREAIDFCRYYAQQAKEHFAEAKTLPGPTGELNQISLHGRGVVVCISPWNFPLAIFLGQVAASLAAGNVVLAKPAEQTSLIAYEAVKLFHKAGIPTGVLQLLPGTGEQVGAKLIDHPKVAGVVFTGSTEVAHIIQRTLASKPGAIVPLIAETGGQNAMVVDSSALPEQVVADVINSSFDSAGQRCSALRVLFLQSDVADNIIEMLKGAMKELTVGDPNNLKTDIGPVIDKEAQTNLQNHIDQMKKDAKFIYEVETGELSGTFITPTVFELDHINALKREIFGPVLHIVRFEADNLDGVIDQINSTGYGLTFGIHSRIDETVKYFQERIRVGNIYVNRNIVGAVVGVQPFGGEGLSGTGPKAGGPLYLYRLAVERTVSVDTTASGGNASLMTLNENDA
- a CDS encoding MFS transporter, coding for MADGKLSKHQLQTVLIVIFISMTAIFISDIFIPSMPSLVVDLETSKPSLEFSIPFYFLLFALGQLFFGPLSEKFGRKFIVLCGLYIALIGSIITVFSFSIYQLFIGRAIEAIGMAAPMSISRAILRDLIKHNTLYVTVSSYMGSMILIAPVMAPLFGAYLALHFGWRSNFVFLIILNIIGLLLAHFVLTETLLNRKNRLSAKLTYKTYLSIISKPYFSINVFISSLFMASILCYLALSSFLFQKTLGLTMTQFSWTFALGDAFLILGMLANPRLLKRFNLEVNIGVGIAFGLVAAISLILFMLFNHITVISVLFSVMMFNFAAGIVFPSCGAAAILPFAKRLGAVGALTGALQMLTAGIISSIITQIPLDAVQLLGIIFTLSSVLGLVTFIKLMKVNIDVENNSITNKGGV